The genomic region ctaaagtctctacactggctccctgtagctcagagaatagtttttaaaatacttttagtttataaatcactgaacctCTTAGcatcacaatacattaaagatcggctgctgttgtatcaaccttcccgatcactcaggtcttctggttctgctctgcatccccagaaccagaaccaaacatggagaaacagcattcagcttGTTGCACTATCGCCGTCACGCCAGAAGGGGGCACACATGTTGTTCGGCATAGAGAGCTGTTTTCGAATAAATCAAGTCCCGTTTGTATGTTTGTTACCACACCAAGAAATAAATGTGCAGCTTCCCAAGAAACCCTCTACTGTCTCTTGCTTGCTGCACCACACAGCTGTGAACCACAAAGGGAGTTAACCCTGAAGTATCCAACCACTTCAACCTTGGAGCGAGAAGGAGCTCCCCTGCGTTTCCCCCACAGTTTGGAGATGCAGCAGGAAAGATTAATATCGAGTTCCtataaatctagactaaaatcCCTCCTGTTTAGTTGCTTTTCAAccatattaaattaaatattgaccaacattttgatgtgtaaccATGGCAAAATACGTTTGCTAGTTTTGtcagttattgtgtttttaatcacatAAAGTACttcaaactgcagtttttttaaacactattttttattagaatttttagAGGAATCATTCATACATTTGTTATATTCTTAAGAGTGATGGAAATATaattcacacacatacagtcCAGGTTTGCATGGGTTCCAGTGATACACATATATTTGTATCTgaataaacatttgatttaaacatttaggTCAGGAACAAATGACCAAACGGATAAACCAATCAATCATAAGTAGACagagaaaagaaggagaaaataCACACACGCGCTTTCAAAATGATACTTCAGGAACCAATTACACTTCCACACACGAacaattttctttaatcttATTTACCATGGTCACACATATCTCATATTAATTTTCTTCATCTATGAGTTTTCAgctgtgtgagttctcatgtgaatAGAGAAACTGTTTCTATgggtgaaacattttctgcaactAATACATCagaaaggtttctcacctgtgtgaatcctcAAGTGGATATCTAAACTACATTTCtgagtgaaactttttccacaagtcataCATGTgaaaggtttctcacctgtgtgaatcctcAAGTGGATATCTAAACTACATTTTAGAGTGAAACCTTTGCCACAAGTCATACATGTAAAAGGCGTGTcccctgtgtgaattctcatgtgacaAGTTAAATGACATTTCTGTgtgaaacgttttccacaagtTGTACATgtgaaaggcttctcacctgtgtgcaTTCTCATGTGAATATCTAAACTACTTTTCaatgtgaaactttttctacaaGTCATACAGgtgaaaggcttctcacctgtatgaatcCACATGTGAGAAGTTAAACTTCTTCTTTCAGTAAAACTTATTCCACAAGTCATACATGTAAAAGGCTTCTCCCCTGTGTGAATTCTTATGTGAGTagctaaattaaattttttagtgaaactctttccacaagtCATACATGTGAAAGGcgtctcacctgtgtgaattctcgtGTGACACGTCAAAGAGTCGTTTCGAGCAAAGGCTTTATCACAAACTTTACAaagatatgatttttttttttgttgagattttttgtgcttttgttgttttggaccTTCAGTAGTTCCTTGttgctgtttggttttctgaCATCTCTTGTTTTGTTCCTGCTCTTTGTCTCTCTTTCCTCCTGGGTCTCCTGAATTGCTTCCTTCCTCAACCTGGTCCTCATCTTCAGGAGAAACATGAGAGACGAGTTGGTTCCTATTTGGTTCTGTCTCCTTGTTGACTTGTTGTACATTAGAAGGAGTCACCAAAATGTCTCCAGTTTCCTGTTTCAGCAAAAGATGCTCTTCATCCTCACTGTTGCAGAGTTGattctcttcctctctgaactgttgatgttctggttcctcttgctcatgttttattttaaaaggttctGGTTCCCCTTTATCTATAGCTGAATTCCCATCCTGGTTGCTGAACTCAGTGAAACCTTCCTCCTCTTTACACACACAATTTTGTGGGAGAtctggacaaaaaaacaaaaaaacaaccaacagcTTATAAATTTaggtaaaaacaaactttatgttTATCCATTGATGCAACTGAAACAGGCTTTATTTCATATGAATATTAAACTTAATCAATGCGGATCTTCTGATGGGAAAGTCAATAGATGTGCATCATAATACAATAAAGacattattttataacattctgTTAATCTTCACCTTTCaattaaatgaacttttcaaggACCTTCATAAGGAAGGCAAGGgatgacaaaattaaatataccaTACTTGTAAATTTTCctttaacaaaatatatcatgaaattatgaaatgttcaattaaataaatgacttctaaaataattaaatctacctttttaaataatatattttaattgtgaatgtaactttaagaaaaacatatctaaaatatataataatttcaTTGCATTCATTTGAAGTGTATTTGTATAGAACCTTTCAGctttacatgatgaaaacaaaaattaaaaaaaaaaagtcaccaacTTGAGAAACCAGTTAAaaccattacattttgatgagtgccatcattaaaatgaccattacacatcaaatatgttggtcaaagTTTATTATGGCTCTAAAGTAACTAAACAGGagggttttagtctagattaaaaagaactcagtgtttcagctggtttgcagttttctagaagtttgttccagatttgtggcgcatagaagctgaattcaTGTTTGCTTCTGGGGatgcagatcagaaccagaaccagaagacctgagaggtctggaaggttgatacaacagcagatctttaatgtattgtggtgctaagaggttcagtgatttataaactaacagtacagggagccagtgtagggactattgaactgggtgatgtgctctaacttcctggttttagtcagaacaccagcagcagcgttctggatcagctgcagaagttggattgtttattttagtcAGACCTGTGAGAAGCTTCTTGCCTTATATAAATTGAAGTCAGTGGATTGTATATACAGGTAGTTAATTTTCCaatttctgaaacagaaaaaaaataggaataaacATCACTGAGAATAAATAGaagttttttcttgaaattggGAGTTTTTACTGACATGCCTGCTTGCAAACTCATATTATGGGTTACTTGTAGCTTAGCTTAAAAACTATCTACTGTAAATAGTACTGTTCTAAATTTGTTgtcaaaacaaatgattttatttaattgttctcaaaaaacaaatgattgatTTAATTACTGGAACACTTgcatgtttatatttctttctctttatatGGCCattctgttttctctcctcaACAGCTGCATCCAGACACTCCTGAACTTTTCCTGCCAAGCAACTAGGCATCTTTATAGTAGGTGTGTGCTTTTGTTTTACTCAACCTGGTAAACCTAACAGAGCCTGTCATGAATgttaaggctagttagcatggacACCGACGACGGTGGATAAAcgattttcctgtaatggtaagttgaTTGACCGcgccaagaccctcctcctgactctgattggttgcttttggtcAGGAGTGATGGATTTTTTCAGacggcaatagtagctcagaaGGAGTGGAGGAGtttgttattttcacaaattatatGTCTCATAACATAACGTCATGACAtggtgtctttattttaataaatatgtaaaaaataagtgTGTTAGGGGTGCACCAATAAATCTTTACCAGTATCCTTAATTTTGAAGATTGGTGATCCGCCGACACGTGTGAAGCTGATTTCATCCACTGCTCTTATCTATCTCAGCAAAgatctaaaaatcaaccactgtcctctccTGTTCTCCTGTTAGAGACATTTGATTGatagaccggcccaccaggtcatgtctccATGTTTGCAGTAATCAATAGTCACCTCACTGTTTCCAACCCACTGACTTTTTGCTGCATTTAGCAATAATCAGACAAAACAATCagtatcagccaaaatcagaattgacAGGTCAGACGTTTTAAAGAttagccagaaaactgcaattagCGCACTCCTACTGTACATTTTTTAGATCTGTCAGAATTCATCCATTTTACTCAATGTTATTTGTCAAAAAGCTATTTGCAATTGGTGAGACGCTGATGAGCAAAGTGATGCTGTAATGTAATTTAGAAGCATTTTGTAAAATAGTAAGTTTACAACATGAACTGTTTCTGTGAGAGAGACTATATGGGACaccttctgtcaaattttaatcggagtttgatggatgattgattgatgaCTAATAGATTTTGATTTCCGGTCACAggatgcccctcccccacctttccCACCCATCCCCCACCTTTCCCACCCCTCCCCCCACCTTTCCCACCCATCCCCCCACACAGATCCGTTTTTCCCACGCCTTCAGACCAGTATGAGTTGTAAGAATAATACAGGTAAAATATGGAAATTATGAGTTTTAAGAATAATACaatgaaagtatgaaaaacaataagtgttagaTAATTGagaataatatacaatatagtatatttaaatagGATGTTGTAGTTACCTCTGGTTTTAAACGGAATATCCTCCTGAGACACTGCGGAAACGGGCTCTGTGAGGcaggttaaaaaaatcctaGTTGGGTGATTCTCATGACCTTTGGGGTCAAAACACATGTTGTGCAAGGAAACTCTATGCCACCGACATCCTCTGACAAACAATCGATAACAATGGCGATCAATCTCTGGTTTTAAAACGGAATATCTTCCTGATCGGGTCTGCTATCAGCTCTTGGAATCTGCATATGTCACCACCCAGACCCCCTGCCATTGGtgcttgtctgtgtgtgtgtctgtgtgtgtgtgtgtgtgtgtgtgcgcacccGTAAGACTGAACACATACCTCTACAGAAAGCCTAgagttttaactgttttactgctttattttatgGTAGCATGATTAGTCAGTGCTGactatgagtttgtgatttccttcatcacataaattttaaactcttatagattttttttctgtaacacttgctagtgtgcAACATGTCAGTAAATGTTCCTCGTTTGTACACGTACTTCTGAAGAACAtgtgacagacagtaaacaggcctactcaaatttaacttttatctttccgCAGTGAGAGAATttgtccagacttttccagaatttGGCCCGGCATcactgtgaataattttgttcagtttttttttcttgctgttgaatcAACGCTGATCTTCccactgtttcatgttttctccaaaatagtaaatcttggtttaaatacattcgaaactcagattttttttctgtaacacttgctagtgtgaaACATGTTAGTAAAAGTTCCtcatctgtaaatttatttctgaacaatATCTGACAGGGACTAAACAGGCCTCGGTGAGGTTCCCTTGGatttctattgatttattgaatgtgtaaatatttatcatatagttttttttcttttggtgtttgttgcacaaaatcaAATATATGCCGGCTATCAACCAACAATTAAAtcagtgaatttgtgttttttcttaaatactcccTCTCACTGAGACTTACTTACATCTTCTGACAACTAGCTTATAATAACTTATAATAACATTGACTAAGTTTGCTATTGGTAcactttacctaaaaataaaaattaaacatactcactACACAACCATGCTCCAAGAGTTGCTCACAAAatggtgaattgttttgttacctttaaaatgatctgcagcttttgttccttGATGCTGTCTGTTCACTAACAGACAGTAAACCTCTTGTAATTGATAagcttataaatgatcaatgcGAAACATCAGTATGCATTAACGAAGATCATATCAgtcagattaagtaaaatatcattatactcaaagcaatcaaaattatatttctctgaaaggtcttttttttcagagagTTTAGACTGTATGAAAGGAATCAGTGAAAtatactatgaaatattttatctgctgcatccccataataaaacttcaattgTGAATTGAATGATTACGTTGCATCTAGATACAAAAGAATCAACCGTTAAGTCAGTAATCATACTGACTAacaagatctgatcaaacaagAAACTTGACTACCTCAAGGGATTTCTCACATTGGAGAATAAACCGTCTGACTTTCTTTAGCCACTAAATTTAACCTTACCAAAGTTTTGCCTTGGAGTAAACAGGTACTGAGTTTGAAGCGTGGATCAGATGCCTTCAGCCATCTGCTAAAGCTAGACTCCGgccttcctcactgtaaaataaaacattagacttaaaaaaagttcaagcgaACATCACTTAATTATCATCGACTTGTTGTTTGTACTCATCTTAAACAAGTGACAGGAACAtttggatatataaaaaaaaagctttataagttaatctatttaagttgagtccatgcaacaagtaaaataaaataaaaagtgaactatttgaaagtaaTGAGGATTTAGGGTgataaaagttgaacattttaacatgtccAGACACTACAccatttctgctcaagcaaaccaaaaggttttgaacagaacaaccatgtcaaataatgagaccgtgaatctttaatctatgtagcaaatatattgctgctgctgctgctgtaagcagaaaataaaagaagttttacggagaataatattttggatgagtttaagaatattgtttgcCTAAATCACACGGTGTAACTACGCTTGTCTTTTATATGTTGCAGTAATTGAATCTTTTTGAGGCAATTGGTTgtataaattaaagtaaatacgACCTATTTTCCTGCTCCACATACTTAGCTAGTAATTTGCCAGTTAGCTTCCCAGTCTGAACTTCTGGGCAATGTCTTGATTCAGTCAAATCTTCTATCTCGTATCTCCTGAACTCTGATATTTTGCTCGCTGGTCTTCATCGTGCTTTGAATGCAGTATCtggtttctcttactttaacccGCCCAACTTGCACCTGATTGGCATGTTAGCCTTTTGATTCCCTCCCAGCGAGGCGGTGCTTCACAAAGCAAACTGTTTGTCAAACTGTTGATCTGTGGCTGTTTTAGAAGATATGGTGACTGAGGTTTAGACAGTACTAGCCGGctcatgcagcttgtttttactaGATGGCAGTCCTAAAAgtacatatctttaaaatatgaataaatacgtACAATTCCATAATTATTCGATCCAACGGTTATAGAAGTTTTGTAATAATGCAAttcatgtattttacattttctggactAAAGGAGGATTTCAGTTCAACACCTGTGGTTTCTTAATGTAAGTGTTTCTGCTACTGGACAAGAAACagggttaaaagaggatttagaaagcaaaatacaaagatgatagttgtttttaccgagagcAAGGCTGTGACTAGTTATCAGGACAGAACGAGACCTGTAAAACTGTTGGGCATCTGctccaataatttattaatctttaggaaatatttttggacacagCCATCCGCAGGAGCAAGATGAAGCAAGAACATCGCAAcatcagatgtattttttcatccttatatcagtgatttaaaactattttttaattttgtgtcatcttaaagatggaaagagtcaattattttttcacccaTGGAAAAGTGTAAAGTGTTTATTATGAGTAGGATTAaccaagctgaaggaaaacaaagaaaaaggataaataaatattcattgatACAGAACCGAATCAGCAAATATGAACTTATGAAACTATTGAAACCTTCAagaattttatgttgtgtaagatatttaagaaactaaaactgaatctgcgttcatgaatttctttatttggtcATTATCTATAAAATACGTTTACCTTCTGTTTTGTTGAACACCAGACATCTCATCTCTTtcccacagttttttttcacttagttCCACTACTGCAGTGGATTTTATAGTCAATGTTTAAAGCCAGCACAGAGTCTGAAGCGATGGAGGAAATTTACATCAATATGGAACCTGTTGGAAAAACTGCATCTAATCACATAGGTAAGAACAAAGTTACAGAGAAATCTAGTATGTATTGAATTCaattttgctaaggttgaggtttttgttaaggttcAAGCAGCTCCAAAGAGAGGCTCTGCCTCCGTGCGGCTGTATGTTTGGGAATCCTGAATGTCTTACTTTTGGCTGAACTCATCGCCCTCAGTGTTCACAGTGAGTCTTGTTctagtcatcttaaagatgtaaaaagagtaaattttatgtttctgttatatAAAAAAGGTCATTGTTCCCCTTTTGAAATCAAACTGACCAAATAGCAAgggtttaaaaagaataaagcttagtgactcaaagttttgcagagaggtgaaacattacacatgagtttgattcattttcaacAATGGTTGCATTTGCAGCCATTTATGTTAGGGTGTCTTTAATATCTTctctttttcaaactatttacccAACGATTCATTGTTCAGTGTTACCTCAGTTTAAATTCTACAGGCATAACCAAAatcataaaactattttataagtCTTAAGTGAAAATACGGTCTTGCcacttctttttgcaaacatggttgttaatttaatttttttttcagctcatgacatgacagcagatttttctgacatcaACAACATTCTGACcgagcagaacagcagcagcaagttTCCCTCCATGATCGCTAACTTCACTGAAACGGCTCCACGAGCTGAAGACACTTTAAGGTTggtcaaaaactttaaaaaatttggaTTTCGTTAAAAATTGAATTCTACTCTGAATTGTAGAGTATAACtaataactttcctttttggtctaaatgaatataatgtaaatgaacaacttttattttaatttattaagtgctCTATCATTTGCgtgtgctgaaaaacaacaatgtaaaacaaactaaactttgtttgttttctccttaAAGGGAAATTGTGTCCTGCAGAACGAACAAACATCAGTTGTTCCTGTTCATCCAGGggctgcagaagaagagaagaacaGATCCACTGGTGATGGATGATTAGGATCTGTGTTCACTGTGATATTATTCACCAACAATAATGTAGCCTACGTTGTTACATAAAACCctaaagataaaatgttcaCTTCCAACTGTTGTGACCTGCATCTAATAACAcaactctgtgtttttctttcttgttaaaactcttgacatgataaacaaatgttagAGGATGGTTTTGTGCAGAGAATCGGTTTAGCATGATGCTCTCTGAATGTGTCTTAATGTGACTTTTACTACGAGACTTTATGGAGTTCCAGTTGTGTCCGGTAATATCAGAATAAATTCTATCTTGGTAGaattatatttctacatttccaattatttactatcatttgtaataaagtgatgCCAACACCACGGATTCAACAGTGAGAAGTTTGTTctagtcatcttaaagatggaaagagtcaatGTTGTGCTGATTCTGACTAACTGAATGATTAactgaatgactttttattcatttcagagtTCAATCAGCGAGGTTATTCATTTTGTGATGGTCCTAGTctatgaaagaaagaaacaaagaaagaaagcagcaaatgtACATGTTGGTTCCCCTGAAAATACGGATAAATTcagtgttgttgcgcaacaccccccccctcctttctgtctctactctctcactcttgtacttcctcttctgagaggggagatgtgctaccagctctccgtctaacgggtccgttgagtttcctaaatctgctgggatttaccctgtccagaactgaagtaaactctgtttaagctggtttcgagaaacgattcgcctggttatctgacggcctacatccaggtgtcccacccttcttccccctgtgaattagccagactgagcagcctacagccaactagtttcacagagcacacctgttaacggtcgctcgttctctattttgcaacttgcatttgttattgaaccaggtaggttttagtgactcgggcgagtcccaaggatgaggttttaaatatgggctaccagcaacctaaaaacatgaacttttgatgttacaaaaataccaatctttgctttataaaacccaaacccaaaaaaacattGCTCATCATTTCTCTTCAGTCCAATCCGATGGTCAAATttcttaattcaattcagttgatTTATAAAACGCTAATTTACAAGACCATTTACAAAAAATAGTCATTTCCATTCTACTTATCAAACAACGtagcaatttaaatgtattaaagtcagtaaaaaaaacaaaaagttaagttAACCaagttaaaaatgcagaatgcaTCAAGTCATTGACTCGTCATTGACTTGTTTATACGCTTCTCCCTCTTCAAATTACTTTAACCCTACAATGACTGAATTTATCCGTATTTTCAGGGGAACCAACATGTacatttgctgctttctttctttgtttctttctttcatagACTAGGACCATCACAAAATGAATAACCTCGCTGATTGAactctgaaatgaataaaaagtcattcagtTAATCATTCAGTTAGTCAGAATCAGCACAACattgactctttccatctttaagatgactagAACAAACTTCTCACTGTTGAATCCGTGGTGTTGGcatcactttattacaaatgatagtaaataattggaaatgtagaaatataattCTACCAAGATAGAATTTATTCTGATATTACCGGACACAACTGGAACTCCATAAAGTCTCGTAGTAAAAGTCACATTAAGACACATTCAGAGAGCATCATGCTAAACCGATTCTCTGCACAAAACCATCCTctaacatttgtttatcatgtcaagagttttaacaagaaagaaaaacacagagttgTGTTATTAGATGCAGGTCACAACAGTTGGAAGtgaacattttatctttagGGTTTTATGTAACAACGTAGGCTACATTATTGTTGGTGAATAATATCACAGTGAACACAGATCCTAATCATCCATCACCAGTGGATCtgttcttctcttcttctgcagccCCTGGATGAACAGGAACAACTGATGTTTGTTCGTTCTGCAGGACACAATTTCCCTTtaaggagaaaacaaacaaagtttagtttgttttacattgttgtttttcagcacacGCAAATGATAGagcacttaataaattaaaataaaagttgttcatttacattatattcatttagaccaaaaaggaaagttattaGTTATACTCTACAATTCAGAGTAGAATTCAATTTTTAACGAAAtccaaattttttaaagtttttgaccAACCTTAAAGTGTCTTCAGCTCGTGGAGCCGTTTCAGTGAAGTTAGCGATCATGGAGGGAaacttgctgctgctgttctgctcgGTCAGAATGTTGTtgatgtcagaaaaatctgctgtcatgtcatgagctgaaaaaaaaattaaattaacaaccatgtttgcaaaaagaagtgGCAAGACCGTATTTTCACTTAAGacttataaaatagttttatgatTTTGGTTATGCCTGT from Xiphophorus couchianus chromosome 13, X_couchianus-1.0, whole genome shotgun sequence harbors:
- the LOC114155762 gene encoding gastrula zinc finger protein XlCGF8.2DB-like isoform X5, whose product is MQLNQLVSHVSPEDEDQVEEGSNSGDPGGKRDKEQEQNKRCQKTKQQQGTTEGPKQQKHKKSQQKKKSYLCKVCDKAFARNDSLTCHTRIHTGETPFTCMTCGKSFTKKFNLATHIRIHTGEKPFTCMTCGISFTERRSLTSHMWIHTGEKPFTCMTCRKSFTLKSSLDIHMRMHTGEKPFTCTTCGKRFTQKCHLTCHMRIHTGDTPFTCMTCGKGFTLKCSLDIHLRIHTGEKPFTCMTCGKSFTQKCSLDIHLRIHTGEKPF
- the LOC114155762 gene encoding gastrula zinc finger protein XlCGF8.2DB-like isoform X3, translated to MDDQRRRLDFSRTPQIILHRIDLPQNCVCKEEEGFTEFSNQDGNSAIDKGEPEPFKIKHEQEEPEHQQFREEENQLCNSEDEEHLLLKQETGDILVTPSNVQQVNKETEPNRNQLVSHVSPEDEDQVEEGSNSGDPGGKRDKEQEQNKRCQKTKQQQGTTEGPKQQKHKKSQQKKKSYLCKVCDKAFARNDSLTCHTRIHTGETPFTCMTCGKSFTKKFNLATHIRIHTGEKPFTCMTCGISFTERRSLTSHMWIHTGEKPFTCMTCRKSFTLKSSLDIHMRMHTGEKPFTCTTCGKRFTQKCHLTCHMRIHTGDTPFTCMTCGKGFTLKCSLDIHLRIHTGEKPFTCMTCGKSFTQKCSLDIHLRIHTGEKPF